The genomic region GAACTTGTCCGGCGTACCAAGGAGTTCACGGACCTACCTGTCGGCGTGGGACTCGGCGTACGTACGCCGGAGCACGTTCGTGAGGTGGGCGCGTACGCCGATGCCGTGATCGTCGGATCGGCTCTGGTCAGTGCCGTCGCGTCCGATCCGGCCCACCCGGCGCACGCGGCCGGGGCGTTCGCGGCCGACCTCAGCAAGGCGACCGGCCGCTGATGCACACCATGCTGGCGACGTCACTTGCGTCCATCCCGAGTCCGACGGTCGGCGCGATCCACCTCGGGCCGATCAAGATTCAGATGTACGCCATCTGCATCCTCACCGGCGTAATCTTCGCGATCTGGCTCAGCGGCAGGCGGCTGGTGGCCCGCGGCGGTGCGCCCGGGGAGATTCTCGACCTCGCGGTGTGGGCCGTGCCTTTCGGTTTGATCGGCGGCCGGCTCTACCACATCTTCACGACACCCGAGCCTTACTTCGGCAAGAACGGCCACCTGATCGACATCTTCAAGGTGTGGAACGGCGGACTCGGGATCTGGGGCGCGATCGCGCTCGGCGCGGTCGGTGCCTACATCGGCGCCCGCAAGGCGAAGCTTCGGATGGCCGTCGTCGCCGACGCGATGGCGCCGGGCATCGTGATTGCGCAGGGGATCGGCCGGATCGGCAACTATTTCAACAACGAGCTGTACGGCGGCGCCACCAACCTGCCGTGGAAGCTCGAGATCTACGACTACGACCTCACCAAAGGCGAGGCGATCCGCGATGCCGCCGGAAACCCGATCGTCAAGGGCTACTACCAGCCCACGTTTCTCTACGAGCTGATCTGGGACGTCGCCGTCGGCTGTGTGCTGTTGTGGCTGGACAAGAAGTACAAGCTCGGCCGCGGCCGGGTGTTCGCGCTGTACGTCGCGCTCTACTGCCTCGGCCGGCTAGGTGTGGAGAAGTTGCGCACCGACCAGGCCGAGATCATTCTGGGGCAGCGGCTCAACGTGTGGACGGCGCTCATCGTCGGCCTCGCCGGGCTGGTCGTGTTTTTCGTGCGCAAGGGCCCGCGTGAGACGTCGGCGTACGTCGACGGCAGAGCGCCCGTCGTGCAGACTCCCGCCACCGACAACGACAGCCTCGACGCGGCGGGCCAGGATGCCTCTGAGGGGCCCGACGCGACAGCGGATACGGCGCCCGATCCGCCGCCCGACCCACCCGATCCGACTGACCCACCCGACAAGTAGAGCTCATGAGCGCCGTCATCAGGTCGCCCAATATTTGGGACTCTCCGGCGGTCTACGAGATCGAAAACCACGCCGTGGATCCCGATGGCCGGCTGCTGCGGCAACTGCGCGCCGGGCATGACTGGACCGCACAGGCCGTGCTTGACATCGGTTGCGGCACGGGCTTTTATCTGCCGACGTTTGCCGGGTCCGCGCGGCAGGTGATCGGCGTTGAGCCGCATCCGCCGCTGGTCGCCGGTGCACGACGGCGGGTGCGTAATGCCGGACTGGCGAACGTCGATGTGCGGGCCGGCACCGCGCAGCAGTTGCCGGTGCCGAACTCCTCGGTGGACGTCGCGCACGCACGGTGGGCATATTTCTTCGGCCCGGGCTGTGAGCCCGGCCTGATCGAGCTCGATCGGGTGATGCGCCGCGGCGGTACGGCGTTCATCATCGACAACGACGCGAGCCGGTCCACCTTCGGCGGCTGGTTTCGGCGGGCCTGGCCGCAGTACGACGTGCGCGCGGTCGAGACCTTCTTCTCCAGCCGCGGATGGGCCCGCCAGTCGATCGACATGGGCTGGCGCTTCTCGCGGCGTACCGACTTCGAGTCCGTCGTACGCATCGAGTTCGCCCCGGCGCTGGCCGCGCAGATCATCGCCGAACACGCCGGGCTCGACGTGGACTACGCGGTCAACCTCTGGATCAAGACTTTTTGAGGCGGTGACCCGATTCCGACCTGGCGGCGTGGCTAGGCTGGGGATATGACTCGCCGCGCGAAGATCGTCTGCACACTCGGCCCGGCGACATCGTCGTACCGTGACCTCAAAGCCCTGGCACTCGCCGGGATGGACGTGGCGCGTCTCAACTTCAGCCACGGCACCTATGCCGACCACCGCGCGAGCTACGCCGCCGTACGCCGGGCAGCGGGTGAGTGTGGCCGGCCGATCGGCGTACTGGCCGACCTGCAGGGCCCGAAGATCCGGCTCGGCACCTTCGCGGACGGCCCGGTGCGCTGGGAGACCGGGGAGCGGGTCGTGATCACCACTGACGACGTGGTCGGCACGCACGACCGGGTCGGCACGACGTACGAGCAGCTCGCGCAGGACGTGCGCCCCGGTGACCGGTTGCTCATCGACGATGGCAACGTCGCGGTCGAGGTGGCCCGGGTGTCCGGAAACGACGTCCAGGTCGTGGTGCGTGAGGGCGGCGTCGTCAGCGATCACAAAGGGCTGTCTCTACCGCACGTCAACGTCAGTATCCCGACGCTGTCGGACAAGGACGCCGACGACCTGCGGTTCGCGTTGGAGCTTGGCGTCGACATGGTGGCGTTGTCGTTCGTACGCCGGGCCAGCGACGTCGATCTGGTGCGCGACATCATGTCCGCCGCTAACGTGAGCGTGCCGGTGATCGCGAAGCTGGAGAAGCCGGAGGCGATCGCGGAGCTGGATGCGATCGTTCAGGCCTTCGACGGCGTGATGGTCGCGCGCGGCGATCTCGGCGTGGAAATGCCGCTCGAAGAAGTCCCGCTCGTGCAGAAGCGCGCCATCCAGACCGCCCGCGAGAAGGCCCGCCCGGTCATCGTGGCGACGCAGATGCTCGAGTCGATGATCACGCACTCGAGGCCTACCCGCGCCGAGGCCTCCGATGTCGCGAACGCGATCTTGGACGGCGCCGACGCGGTGATGCTCTCCGGTGAGACGAGCGTCGGCAAGCACGCCGTGGAAGCGGTACGCACGATGGCCCGCATCATCGACGCGGTCGAGAGTGCCAGCACCCGGGTACCGCCGCTCGAGCACGAGCCGCGCACGCGGTCCGGCGTCATCGCGCTGTCGGCCAAAGAGGTGGGCGAGGCGCTCGGCGCCAAGGCGTTGGTCGCATTCACCACGAGCGGAGACACCGTACGCCGCCTTGCGCGCCACCACACAGACCTGCCGCTAGTCGCCTTCACCCCGAACATCGCG from Antricoccus suffuscus harbors:
- the lgt gene encoding prolipoprotein diacylglyceryl transferase, whose product is MHTMLATSLASIPSPTVGAIHLGPIKIQMYAICILTGVIFAIWLSGRRLVARGGAPGEILDLAVWAVPFGLIGGRLYHIFTTPEPYFGKNGHLIDIFKVWNGGLGIWGAIALGAVGAYIGARKAKLRMAVVADAMAPGIVIAQGIGRIGNYFNNELYGGATNLPWKLEIYDYDLTKGEAIRDAAGNPIVKGYYQPTFLYELIWDVAVGCVLLWLDKKYKLGRGRVFALYVALYCLGRLGVEKLRTDQAEIILGQRLNVWTALIVGLAGLVVFFVRKGPRETSAYVDGRAPVVQTPATDNDSLDAAGQDASEGPDATADTAPDPPPDPPDPTDPPDK
- a CDS encoding class I SAM-dependent methyltransferase; protein product: MSAVIRSPNIWDSPAVYEIENHAVDPDGRLLRQLRAGHDWTAQAVLDIGCGTGFYLPTFAGSARQVIGVEPHPPLVAGARRRVRNAGLANVDVRAGTAQQLPVPNSSVDVAHARWAYFFGPGCEPGLIELDRVMRRGGTAFIIDNDASRSTFGGWFRRAWPQYDVRAVETFFSSRGWARQSIDMGWRFSRRTDFESVVRIEFAPALAAQIIAEHAGLDVDYAVNLWIKTF
- the pyk gene encoding pyruvate kinase, whose translation is MTRRAKIVCTLGPATSSYRDLKALALAGMDVARLNFSHGTYADHRASYAAVRRAAGECGRPIGVLADLQGPKIRLGTFADGPVRWETGERVVITTDDVVGTHDRVGTTYEQLAQDVRPGDRLLIDDGNVAVEVARVSGNDVQVVVREGGVVSDHKGLSLPHVNVSIPTLSDKDADDLRFALELGVDMVALSFVRRASDVDLVRDIMSAANVSVPVIAKLEKPEAIAELDAIVQAFDGVMVARGDLGVEMPLEEVPLVQKRAIQTAREKARPVIVATQMLESMITHSRPTRAEASDVANAILDGADAVMLSGETSVGKHAVEAVRTMARIIDAVESASTRVPPLEHEPRTRSGVIALSAKEVGEALGAKALVAFTTSGDTVRRLARHHTDLPLVAFTPNIAVRNQLALTWGVTTYIVPQVTTTDAMIAQVDAALIQLGTRQPGDLVVIVAGSPPGTQGSTNLIRVHRLGEGATSG